From Halodesulfovibrio sp., a single genomic window includes:
- a CDS encoding dissimilatory sulfite reductase D family protein, with protein MEESTKIIVDFIESKSKSKSKFYFNDFLPLFPDMKPRAVKKILSELVKSEVMEYWSSGSTTMYGLKGAGKQAGAEHED; from the coding sequence ATGGAAGAATCAACTAAAATTATTGTTGACTTCATCGAGTCCAAATCCAAGAGCAAATCTAAATTTTACTTCAACGACTTTCTTCCGCTCTTCCCGGATATGAAACCTCGTGCTGTAAAAAAGATCCTCTCAGAGCTCGTTAAATCTGAAGTAATGGAATACTGGTCTTCCGGTTCCACTACTATGTACGGTCTCAAAGGCGCTGGCAAACAGGCTGGTGCTGAGCACGAAGATTAA
- a CDS encoding cobyrinate a,c-diamide synthase → MTLPRLIIAGLSGGTGKTITSLGTTRAWSRKGKVIKPYKKGPDYIDAKWLALAAQTPCTNLDPYLLDNATLNSLFATTAEGYEGALIEGNRGLFDGKDITGTCSTAELARILNTPVILAMDCTKMTRTAAAILTGMLNFEEGVHIAGVVLNRTATDRHRNILCQTIEHYTDVPVLGCLPKIAQNPIPERHMGLISNAEYEGTNSALEEVADIIEDHLDLEKMWKLASAAPNVSAQPNVWDVTEKVVTGANTAPQITTPCSTTMPHCEDVASSTKPCIGYVHDDALWFYYDENLQALQHAGARLVRLSVTSPQDWAKIDALYLGGGFPETLHESIAANTKISEHVRSLAESGMPIYAECGGFMYLCKALVQETATSPMADVLPVQTQLCKRPQGLGYIDAEVIEPNPYHPLGSVVRGHEFHYSKCIVENETPTFGFRMSKGFGMGERLDGLIYKNVFASYTHLFALGEPHWAVNFVRAAHEFKSGKPVSIAE, encoded by the coding sequence ATGACCCTTCCACGACTCATCATCGCCGGACTCAGCGGCGGCACAGGAAAGACCATTACCAGTCTTGGCACTACCCGTGCGTGGAGCCGCAAAGGTAAAGTTATCAAGCCTTACAAAAAAGGGCCGGACTACATTGATGCCAAATGGCTGGCACTTGCTGCACAAACCCCTTGCACCAACCTTGACCCCTATCTTCTTGATAACGCGACTCTCAACTCGCTGTTTGCTACAACAGCAGAAGGGTATGAAGGCGCACTCATTGAAGGCAATCGCGGACTTTTCGACGGAAAAGATATAACAGGAACATGCTCAACAGCAGAGCTTGCGCGCATTCTTAATACGCCAGTCATTCTTGCTATGGATTGTACGAAAATGACTCGTACAGCCGCAGCTATCCTGACTGGCATGCTCAATTTTGAAGAAGGCGTACACATTGCTGGCGTTGTTCTTAACCGTACCGCTACAGACCGCCACCGTAACATATTATGCCAGACAATTGAGCATTACACGGATGTTCCAGTGCTGGGCTGCCTGCCTAAGATCGCGCAGAACCCGATTCCTGAACGACACATGGGGCTTATTTCAAACGCAGAGTACGAAGGAACGAACTCTGCTCTCGAAGAAGTAGCAGACATCATCGAAGACCACCTTGACCTAGAAAAGATGTGGAAACTCGCTTCTGCTGCTCCAAATGTATCTGCTCAACCCAATGTGTGGGATGTAACTGAAAAGGTCGTGACAGGTGCCAATACAGCGCCTCAAATAACTACTCCATGCTCAACGACAATGCCTCATTGCGAGGACGTTGCATCTTCGACTAAACCTTGCATCGGCTACGTGCATGATGATGCTCTCTGGTTCTATTACGACGAGAATCTGCAAGCCTTACAACATGCAGGCGCACGCCTCGTTCGCTTGTCTGTAACGTCTCCTCAAGACTGGGCAAAAATTGACGCACTGTACCTTGGTGGCGGTTTTCCTGAAACGTTGCACGAATCCATAGCTGCCAACACAAAAATTTCTGAGCACGTGCGTTCACTCGCAGAAAGCGGGATGCCTATCTACGCTGAATGCGGTGGCTTTATGTATCTTTGCAAAGCACTCGTGCAAGAGACAGCCACATCACCAATGGCAGATGTACTTCCTGTACAGACGCAGTTATGTAAACGCCCGCAGGGGCTTGGCTACATTGACGCAGAAGTCATTGAACCAAATCCCTACCACCCGCTTGGCTCTGTAGTTCGTGGTCACGAGTTTCATTATTCAAAATGCATTGTGGAAAATGAGACACCCACCTTTGGCTTCAGAATGTCCAAAGGATTCGGTATGGGAGAGCGGCTGGATGGCTTAATCTACAAAAACGTGTTCGCATCCTACACACATCTTTTCGCCCTAGGTGAGCCACACTGGGCTGTTAATTTTGTCCGTGCAGCGCACGAGTTCAAATCTGGGAAGCCTGTTTCTATTGCTGAATAG